The Chitinophagaceae bacterium nucleotide sequence TCAACCGGTGACTGATAATATTTACATTTAAACCATAGCAAAAGGTGGCAACTAAAATAAGGGAAGCATACAGCAAATTACCTGGGCTGGTGCTTCCTTCTTTTGAAAAAAACAATAACAGCATACCTGAAAACCCTACCAGTACACCCAGTAATTTTTTCCATTGAACAGCCGATTTAAAAAACAATGCTCCAACTGTAATAACGAATAAAGGAGTTAATGCATTCAGCATGCCTGCGAGCGCACTGTCAATTTTCGTTTCAGCAACACAAAAAAGAATGGCAGGAATAAAGCTGCCCAGTAATCCTGTTATAATAATGGTGACCAGGTCTTTCCGCTGAATTGCACGAAAACCCTTTAGTGCAAATGGAAGCAGGATCACTCCCGCACTCAGCATACGCATGGCAGCTACTTCATAAGCTGTTAACTCTTTCAGCCCCTCTTTCATTAAGATAAAAGAGCTGCCCCAGATAAAGCAAAGAATAAGAAACAGGAGCCAGTTATACAGTTTTGAGTTCATAAAATAAGTGGCAAATATGAATGAAATTGACGGAATAGATGCAACATGTTTATTTTCGTAAAAATTATTTTATGGCACCAGTAAAATTATCCACTATCAGTACCCGGGCACCAAAGGGTCAGGACAAAGAAAAAATAAAAACCAAAACCGAAAAGATTCTGATTGAGCTGGATGAGTTACAGAACCTGCTGATTGCTGAAAATAAACATGCTCTGTTAGTTATTATTCAGGGTATGGATGCAAGTGGAAAGGATGGTGCACTGCGTAATGTATTTGGCTCCCTCAATCCATTGGGAGTTGGTGTAAAATCCTATAAAGCTCCAACTGCAGAAGAACTGTCGCATGATTTTTTATGGCGTGTGCATGAAAATGCTCCTGCAAAAGGAATGATCAAAATTTTCAACCGAAGCCATTATGAAGATATACTGATTACCAGGGTGCATGGCTGGTGCGATGATGAAACTGCAGTGCAAAGGATGAAGGCCATTAACGATTTTGAGGAATTACTTGTAAATCATAACAGCACACAGATACTTAAATTTTACCTGCACATTTCACCTGAAGAACAACAGGAGCGTTTGAAAGAACGTACACATGATCCTAAAAAAATGTGGAAATACAATGAAAAAGATTTTGATGAAGCAAAACTGTGGAAGAAGTACATGGGATACTACCAGGAATGCTTTAACACCTGTAATAAAGTGCCATGGCATATTGTTCCAAGCGATCAGAACTGGTATAAAGAACATGTAATTGCCACAACAGTGTATGATACGCTTAAGAAGCTGAAGATGCAGTATCCGGGGTTGAAAAAATAAACTTTGAATTTGAATAATATTTTTTCAGATTTGCAGTACAGCTAACATGCAACCTTCTCATCTGCTTACCAGTCTCCAATTTTTAATCAATAAAATCAACTATTATGGGAATGCTTAAAGAATTCAAAGACTTTGCAATGAAAGGCAATGTGGTCGACCTGGCCATAGCTGTTATCATTGGCGGTGCTTTTGGAAAAATTGTTAACTCTTTAATTGAAGACATTATCACCCCGTTATTACTGAAACCTGTATTGGAAGCCGCCGGAGCCGCAAACATTGAAACATGGGCACCGGGAGGCATGCTGTTAGGTAAGTTCATTTCAGCCATCATTTCATTTATTGTAATAGCCTTTGTATTATTCCTGATTATTAAAGGAATGAATGCTGCCAGTAAAAAGAAAGAAGAAGCACCTGCTGCAACGCCGGAAGATATTGTTCTGCTGCGTGAAATTCGGGATGCACTGAAAAAATAAAACGATTCTTTTACGAAATGCGGCATGAACAATGTTCATTGCCGCATTTTATATTCTTACCTCTGCAACGATGGCATTTTATTTGCCGTCATTGAGAATTAAAATAACTCTTATGATTAAAAAAATCTTTCTTACAGCAATCATCACCGTTGCTGCTGCCGGTTTGTATGCCCAGGATCAGCAGGTACAAAAATTAAAAAACGAAGCCAAGCGGGAAATTAAAAAAGATGAAAAGCAAAAAGAAGGCTGGACAAAAGGTGGTGTGTTTAACCTTAACCTCAGCCAGGGAGCCAGTCGTAACTGGGCGGCGGGGGCAGAAAAAGCATCGTTTTCCATTAATGCTCTGGCGAATACATTTGCTTATTATAAAAAGGGGAAGAATTCATGGGATAATACCCTCAATATGCAGTATGGGATTGTGAATGCAACGAGTATAGGAACAAGAAAAAATGATGACCGTATTGATCTGCTTACACGCTATGGCTATCAGCTAAAGAACCCAAAGTGGTACGTTTCTGCATTGGGGAATCTGCGTACGCAATTTACTGATGGATTTGATTATTCAACAACTCCAGGTAAAACACAAAACTCCGGATTCTTTGCTCCTGCATATTTGTTGTTATCTCCCGGTTTATTGTTTAAACCAAATACAACATTTGATGTGTTTGTTTCACCTGTTACAGCAAGGTGGATTATTGTAAATGATGCCAACGCCACTCTGAGGCCGCTGTACAATATTCCGCTCAATAAATCCAGTGTAAATGAAATCGGTGCTTTTTTAACAGCCAATCTTAAAAAGGATCTGGCAAAGAACATCAACCTGGTGAGCAGGCTTGATCTGTTCAGTAATTACCGGAATAATCCGCAGAACGTAGACGTTTTCTGGACAAACGTGATTGGAATGAAAGTGAATAAATACATCGGAATTACCTACGGTTTTGATCTGATTTATGATCATGACGTAAAAAATGTAAAAACCGGGGGGCTGATGGGCACTCAGCTCAAATCTTTATTGGGAGTAGGCTTTACGGCAACTTTTTAGTACGGTTTACTTCCCTACATTTGCAAGTCCCGGAAGTTAATTTTCCGGGACTTGTTCGTTTAAAAATAAATCGCTTTGCAAACAGAATCATACCAGATAAAATTGCCGCAGTTTGAAGGTCCTTTCGACCTGCTGCTTTTTTTTATTGAAAGAGATGAACTGGATATTTATAATATCCCTATCACGAATATCATCAAAGATTTTCTTGCCTTTATTCATAAGAGTGAACAGCTGAACATAGAACTCAGCAGTGAGTTTATTTTGTTTATTTCAACACTTATGCGCATTAAGGCAAAAATGCTGCTGCCAAGAAAAGAAATTGATGACCAGGGAAATGAAATTGACCCACGCCAGGAACTGGTAGATAAAATTCTTGAATACAAACGGTTCAAAGAAGCAAGCCTGCAAATGGCTGAAATGGAAGGGTTGCGAATGCTGATGCTGAAGCGTGGAAATATTGCCAGCGAACTTTCTTCGATTGGTGAAGAAACAGGTGAAGGAACCGAGATACAAACCATCACCATGTTCAAGCTGATGAAAACGTTTGAACGTGTAATGAAAAAACACCACGAACGTTTCAATAAACCGGTACATACAGTAGTTCAGTATAACTATACAATGGAAGGAAGCCGTGAGTATATGTTCAATATGGTGAAACAGGAAAAAATCATGCCTTTTGAAAAATTATTTGATATCTGTGAAAACAGAATTCATGCAATTTTTCTTTTCCTTTCATTGCTTGAACTTTCGCAGCAGCAATACATGAGCTTACTGGTAGGTGAGGGAATGAATAATTTTATTGTTGAGTGGAATGAAAGCAGAGCAGAAGATGCCGAAGATTCGTTTGTTTATCCGCAGAGTCCTGAAGAAGGTAAATAACCGGTTAAAATATCAGAAAGCCTCATTGAAAAAATGGGGCTTTTTCAGCAGATGAGTTGAGAATATTGAAAAATGTATCATTGCGTATGTTGCTGCCATGTTCTGCGAATACACAAATGAATCAATTCTTATTTCGCTCTTCACTGCCGCCCGTAAAAGAAAATAATATCCTCCATTAAACGTTTTCTTTATCCCTTGGTCTGTACCTGTGTAAATAAATAACCACATATTCAAGAATCATGAAAAACCTCACACTGCTATTGCTGTTACTGGCATTTTACGGATGTAAAAAGCCAAACGACCCAAGTCCTCAACCCAATCCGTATGCGGAGATGTATTTTCCACCCCTTACCGGTACTACCTGGGAAGCCCAGCCTGTTTCAAGTTTAGGTTGGAACCAGGCGGCTATACAGCCACTGAAAGATTTCCTGGCTCAGAAAAATTCTAAATCGTTTATGATCCTCGTAAACGGGCGCATTGTGCTCGAGGAATATTTTGATGGTCATACTGCCACAGCAACCTGGCAATGGAACAGTGCCGGAAAAACTTTGGTGACAGCCACTACAGGCATTGCACAACAGGAAAATTTGCTCAATATCGATACAAGGGTGTCTCAATATTTGGGGAATGGGTGGACAAGTGAACCGCTGGCAAAGGAACTCCTGATTACACCGAAGCATTTACTCACCATGACATCGGGCATTAATGATTCCAGCGAACTGGTGATCACACCGAACCTTACTTATATGGCTGATGCCGGAACAAGATGGTCGTACCACAACGTGTTTCAAAAATTAATGGATGTGGTGGCAGCAGCAAGCGGACAAACCTACGATAACTACTTTGCGGCCAAACTAAAAAACAAAATCGGCATGGACGGCTTCTGGAACAACGGGATTATTTTTAAAGTGTATCACAGCAATACACGCAGCATGGCCCGCTTTGGGTTGCTTGCCTTTAACAAAGGCAAGTGGGGAACGGAACAAATTGTAAACGAATCCTTCTTTCAACTGAGCATCAATCCTTCGCAAAATATCAATCCTTCCTATGGGTATCTATGGTGGCTCAATGGGAAAAGCAGCTTTATGGTGCCGGGTTCACAAACCGTTTACAACGGCTCATTGGTACCAAATGCTCCGGCCGATATGTATGCAGCAATGGGTGCCGAGGATCAACGGATTTATGTGATTCCTTCCAAAAAAATGGTAATCATCCGAATGGGTAATGCATCCGATCCTGCCAATCCGAATTTTGCAGTGTCGGGGTTTGACACTGCACTGTGGGAAAAAATAAACGCCGTGATCCAGTAACGGTCACACAGCTATAAAAAAAATCCCGAACCAACCGGTTCGGGATTTTTTTTATAAATAATTGTAAAATGATCAGATTTTTACTGTCATCCTTACATTCATCACTCTCTCACCGTTTTTGCAATACCGTTAGCGTCAATACCAATTTCTTCATACAATTGTTTGGGTGTGCCATGTTCAACCAGTGTATCTGGAATGCCCATGATTTTTACTTCAGCTTTGTAATTGTGTTCAGCAATAAATTCTAATACAGCACTGCCGAAGCCGCCTTTTACTGTTCCATCTTCAATGGTTACAATTTTTGCAAACTTGCTGAATACTTCATGCAGCATTGCTTCGTCCAACGGTTTTGCAAAACGCATATCGTAATGTGCAGGATTGATGCCATCATTCTTCAGTTCACGGATTGCACTTGCTGCAAAATTTCCCGGATGACCAAAGGATAAAATGGCAATGCCTTCGCCATCTTTCAACTTACGGCCTTTGCCTATTTCCATTTCCTTCATTTCATTTCTCCACTCCGGCATTACTCCTTCACCTCTTGGGTATCGAATAGTAATGGGTAATTGATGTGAATCAAGTTGTGCTGTGTACATCATATTCCTCAGCTCTGCTTCATTCATGGGTGCAGCTACAATCATATTGGGAATGCAGCGCATATACGCAATATCATAACAGCCGTGATGCGTTGGGCCATCTTCGCCAACAAGCCCGGCTCTGTCTAAACAGAAAACTACAGGAAGTTTTTGTGTGGCTACATCATGCACCACCATATCGTAAGCTCTCTGCATGAAAGAAGAATAAATATTGCAGAACACTTTCATGCCCTGTGTTGCCATACCGGCGCTGAGAGTAACGGCATGCTGCTCACAAATACCCACATCAAAAGCACGGTGCGGCATTTTGTCCATCATGAATTTTAAAGAAGAGCCGCTTGGCATGGCAGGAGTTACACCAACTATCTTTTCATTTTTTTCTGCCAGCTCAATCATGGTCAATCCAAATACATCCTGATATTTTGGTGGCTGCGGAGTGTCAAATTTTTTCTTGTGAATTTCACCGGTTACTTTATCAAATAAACCAGGCGCATGCCATTTGGTTTGATCTTTTTCTGCCAGTTCATATCCCTTTCCTTTTACTGTAACAATATGCAGCAGCTTTGGACCGGGAATATTTTTCAGATCTCTTAATGTATCCACCAGCTTGGTAATATTGTGTCCGTCAATCGGTCCGAAATAACGAAGCTGTAAAGACTCAAACAGGTTACTGCTTTTATTTACAAAACCTTTAATACTTTGTTCCAGCTTGCCCGCCATATCACGGGTAAACGTTGTGCCAACGGGGAGTTTGCCTAAAGCCTTCCACACATCATCTTTAATACGGTTATAAGTAGGCGAAGTGGTAATATCTGTGAGGTATTCTTTCAATGCACCAACATTGGGGTCAATGCTCATGCAGTTGTCATTTAAGATAATCAGCACATCACTGTCGGCCACACCTGCGTGGTTCATGGCTTCAAAAGCAAGCCCGGCCGTCATAGCCCCATCGCCAATCACTGCAATGGATTTTCTGTTTTCACCTTTCATTTTAGCGGCCATTGCCATGCCCAGTGCAGCTGAAATAGAAGTAGAAGAATGACCTACGCCAAATGTATCATATTCACTTTCGCTGCGTTTTGGAAAACCACTGAGCCCTTTGTATTTACGGTTGGTATGAAAGTTATCTCTGCGACCGGTAAGGATTTTATGTCCGTAGGCCTGGTGACCCACATCCCATACCAGCTGATCGTAAGGAGTATCGTACACATAATGCAATGCGGCTGAAAGCTCAACCACACCCAAACTGGCGCCAAAATGACCGCCATGAACGCTCACTACATCAATAATAAACTGCCGCAGTTCATCACATAATTGAGGTAACTGATCCATCGGAAGTTTCTTCAAATCAGCCGGAGAATCGATTTTACTGAGCAGCAGACCAGGTTTTATTTCCATAATTTCTTCATTCGGATTCTGTAAAGTTATATAACTTACGAACAATGGTTGTAAAAGGACTCATTTTAACAAAGAAATGCCCGGATGGTTGCATTTCCTGAAAATTAAAGGAAGGTAAAATTCAACCATTTACCCAACCTATTTGCCCTTTGTAACTTTGAAGGGAGGCAGGGGGCTGATTACAGGTAAATTTGACCACTATTATGCAAAGAAGATTGAATAAGATATCGGCTTACTGGTGGTGCCAGATCACCGGATGGGGGGGCAATGCACTGATGAATTTTTTCTTTGCCTGGACCTTTAACCGTGATATTACCTCTTCGTTTATTATCCGTTCTATCATTATTGTTGTACTGGGATTGATCATTACACACTTCATGCGCTGGGCACTACTGAAGATGAACGTGCTGCAAAAAACCTTCGACAGACAAATCTTTTTCTTTTTTGGCATTACTATCGGCTTTTCATTCCTGTATTCATTAACATCCCTGTCGTTGTTTAATGTGTTTGGACTATTTACTGCCGAACAGAAAGTGTACAGCTTTTCACGCCTGCTGGTCGGTTCTACCCTGAATGCATTTGTAACCTTACTGGTTTGGAACCTGATCTATTTTATTTATCATTATGTGGAGCGTGTACGTAAACAGCAACTGGATGCACTACAGATGCAGAGTGTGGTAAAAGAACTGGAACTGAAAACAATTAAAGCGCATATCAATCCTCATTTTATTTTTAATTCACTGAATGGCATCCGTGCATTGGTTGATGAAAACCCAACCCGTGCAAGAACAGCTATTACCGAATTAAGTAATATTCTGCGCAGCAGTATGCAGGCAGAGAAACAGGAAACCGTTCCGTTTGAAAAAGAACTCGGCATTGTAAAAGATTATCTTGCTCTGGAACAGATGCGTTTTGAAGAAAGACTGAGAGTAAATTTTGATATTGATGAAGATACACTCGATCAGCCGGTACCGCCCATGATGCTGCAAACCCTGGTGGAGAATGCAATTAAACATGGCATCAGTAAAAATATTGCAGGTGGTGTAATTAAAATCAGTTCAAAGTTTGTGGGTGATCATCATGTGCTGGTGATCAGGAATACGGGACATTTAAACGGTAATTTTAACCTGGATGGTTTTGGAATTTCCAGCACGCAAAGCAGGTTGAAACTGATGTTTGGCGATGCAGCAGATTTTTCTCTTGCAGATGTAAATGGCAATGAAGTGGAAGCCAAAGTAAAGATGCCGGTGGAAGTGTAGGAGAAGGGAGGTAAGATGTATGAAGTAAGAGGAAAGAAGCAACCTGTGCGGCTCCTTTCTCTAAATCAGGATAGAAAAAATTGACAGAAATAAACATAAGCTGTATGAACAAAAGAGCAATCATCATTGATGATGAACGATTGGCAAGAAATGAACTGAAAAAGTTACTCACTGAGTTCCCTGAAATAGAAGTGATTGATGAAGCATCGAATGTAGATGAAGGGTTACAGAAAATTGCAGCACTGAATCCTGACCTGATTTTCCTGGATATACAAATGCCGGGTAAAACAGGATTTGATTTACTGAGTGAACTGGATCGTACGCCTGAAGTGATTTTTACAACAGCTTATGATGAATATGCATTACGTGCATTTGAAGTGAACGCACTGGACTATTTACTCAAGCCAATTGAACCCAAGCGTTTGGCTGATGCATTGCATAAACTGGAAGAAGATGAACGGGAAACTGTTGATGGTGAACCTGTTTCTACCAACCGCAGTATGCTCAGTGAAAACGACCAGGTATTTGTAAAAGATGGTGAACGCTGCTGGTTTGTGAAGCTGAGTGATATCCGTTTGTTTGAAAGCGTAGGCAATTATGCGAAAGTATTTTTCGGGCCTAACAAGCCACTCATTTTAAAATCACTGAATGCACTGGAAGAACGACTGGATGAAAAAATCTTTTTCCGTGCCAACCGTAAACATATTGTGAATCTGCGTATGATTGAAAAAGTAGAACCATATTTCAACGGTGGATTGCTGCTTGAAATTCATGGTGGTGATAAGATTGAAGTAAGCAGAAGGCAGGCAGTGAAGTTTAAGGAGATGATGAGTTTGTAAACTTGAGCGCATCTGTTTCATCAAACAAAAAACGAATACTGATAATAAGTTATATCATGAAGAAAATTTTTGTTACGGGGTTATTGATTTCAATAACCTCTTTTTTATTGGCGCAAAAAAAACTGAACCGCATCATCAATGCCAAAGAAGTTGAACGGATTGAAAGAGTACTGGCAGCAGATGATATGCGGGGCAGAAGAATCTTCAGTCCGGAAATTGACAAAGCTGCGGATTTTATAGCTGCTGAATTTAAAGCTGCAGGGTTACAGACATGCCCGCCCGACTGGAATAAGCAGGCGGGGAACAACAGGAGCAGTTTCAGGCAGGAGTTTTCAATTGTATCAGCAAAACCTGTCAGTACATCCTGCAAAATTGATGGACAGGAAATTGATGCAAAAAATGTTGTTGTCATTACAACTCAACCGGAAATTTCAGTGAATGAAAAATCAGGATTTGAAAAAGTAACGATCAGTGCAGGAAAGAATATTTTTTCTGAAGCACAGAAGTTTGTGCGTTCAGGTAAAAATTATTTCGTTTTGGTTGATACCAGTTTTTCAAAAAACTTCAGCAGGCTTGCTTCCTTCAAAAGAGGAATGTTTAAATCGGAGAATAGTGTTGTGTTTGTATTAACAGTAGTTAATCCATCTGCATTTACAGTAGAAGCAAAGCATGAAATAACCGAACAGAAACTGGCAAACGTGGTAGGCATATTACCAGGGAAAAGTAAAAAAAATGAGTACGTTATCTTTTCCGGTCACTATGATCATTTAGGAACTGGCAAACCTGTAAACGGAGATTCAATTTACAACGGTGCTAATGATGATGCAGCAGGAACAACTGCTGTAATTATGCTGGCGAAATATTTCGCAAAAATTAAAAACAATGAACGCACTATTGTGTTTGCTGCATTTACAGCAGAAGAATCGGGTGGGTATGGAGCACAATATTTTTCCAGGCAGTTTGATCCGGCGAATGTAGCAGCGATGTTCAATATTGAAATGATTGGTACAGAAAGTAAGTGGGGTAAAAATTCTGCTTACATCACCGGGTATGAAAAAACAGATATGGGAACAATCCTGCAAAAAAACCTTACCGGAACTGCATTTACATTTTATCCCGATCCTTATCCCACACAAAATTTATTTTACCGGTCAGATAACGCAACACTTGCAAGATTGGGTGTGCCAGCTCATACGATCTCCACATCCAAGATGGACAGTGAACCCAATTATCATAAAGTATCTGATCAGGTTGAAACCTTGGACATGGAGAATATGGCTATGATCATTAAATCAATTGCCATTAGTGCAAAAACTATCATTAAGGGAGAAGATTCACCAACAAGGGTGAAGGTGGAAGACCTGCGTTAGATTTTCGCCGGCACACTATGTATCGCAGCTGCCATTTCCTTAATCAGCGATGCATCTTTTTCAATGGGCATTACCAATGACTATTACATCAGCACCTGCTTTGCGATCGTGTAAACTGAATGGTGATAATGAGATTTTTGGGTATATGGCTTTGTCAAGTAAAGTGTAAATATGTGGTAAAACCTGTATGATTTTTCATTCTTAGAATATTAAAATAGGGTACGATATTTAACGCAACTCCAACTATTCTCATTTCAATACATTTTACTGAACACTTAAAACATCAAGCTCATCAAAAAAATGATGTAGTTCGTAAAACAATTGATAAATATGGCGAGTAGGTAATAGGAAATTTTTGAAATTACCGAAAACTAAAACCCTTTTTAATGATGAAAGTTTTCACTGTTATTATCACTATCATTATAGCAAGTTCTTGTAGAAAAGCAAGTACGAAATCGGATGCTAATTCCCCTTTTTCAGAGCCTGATCATGGGAAGTTAAAAGAAACAGTAGTGGTTTTTGATGGGAATACAGCAAAAAATATCATTTCGGTTGACAGCAATACAATTATATTGAAAACATTAGCTGGTTTGCGTACAGGCAATCCAAAGCAACAGCCTTCATTTAAAGTTGAACCAGGCACGGTACTGGTTTCGCCACCCTTACACGGGGTTTCCGAATATGGTTTTGCTAGGAAAGTCGTAAGCATCGACTATGGTGCGGGAAGCGTTGCAACTATTAATACCACTCCTGCATTTTTAACTGATATATGGGAGGAGCTTATGTTAAAAGATAAAGCAACAAACTTAGATAATAATACAGATGTTATAGTTGATTTTAATGGTCGGTCAGTAAATTTTGGAACAATTAATAATGGTATACAATTCAGCTTTGCAAACGAATTGGAGTACGAATCTCCTCTAAGTGCGGGAAAAATTGCAGCAAAATTGGTTACGGACATTTCTTTACGAAATGATCTTTTGTTTGGTATAATTATCAAGGAAAATAGAATAAAGTATTTAAAGTATGGGATA carries:
- a CDS encoding response regulator, with protein sequence MNKRAIIIDDERLARNELKKLLTEFPEIEVIDEASNVDEGLQKIAALNPDLIFLDIQMPGKTGFDLLSELDRTPEVIFTTAYDEYALRAFEVNALDYLLKPIEPKRLADALHKLEEDERETVDGEPVSTNRSMLSENDQVFVKDGERCWFVKLSDIRLFESVGNYAKVFFGPNKPLILKSLNALEERLDEKIFFRANRKHIVNLRMIEKVEPYFNGGLLLEIHGGDKIEVSRRQAVKFKEMMSL
- a CDS encoding 1-deoxy-D-xylulose-5-phosphate synthase, with protein sequence MEIKPGLLLSKIDSPADLKKLPMDQLPQLCDELRQFIIDVVSVHGGHFGASLGVVELSAALHYVYDTPYDQLVWDVGHQAYGHKILTGRRDNFHTNRKYKGLSGFPKRSESEYDTFGVGHSSTSISAALGMAMAAKMKGENRKSIAVIGDGAMTAGLAFEAMNHAGVADSDVLIILNDNCMSIDPNVGALKEYLTDITTSPTYNRIKDDVWKALGKLPVGTTFTRDMAGKLEQSIKGFVNKSSNLFESLQLRYFGPIDGHNITKLVDTLRDLKNIPGPKLLHIVTVKGKGYELAEKDQTKWHAPGLFDKVTGEIHKKKFDTPQPPKYQDVFGLTMIELAEKNEKIVGVTPAMPSGSSLKFMMDKMPHRAFDVGICEQHAVTLSAGMATQGMKVFCNIYSSFMQRAYDMVVHDVATQKLPVVFCLDRAGLVGEDGPTHHGCYDIAYMRCIPNMIVAAPMNEAELRNMMYTAQLDSHQLPITIRYPRGEGVMPEWRNEMKEMEIGKGRKLKDGEGIAILSFGHPGNFAASAIRELKNDGINPAHYDMRFAKPLDEAMLHEVFSKFAKIVTIEDGTVKGGFGSAVLEFIAEHNYKAEVKIMGIPDTLVEHGTPKQLYEEIGIDANGIAKTVRE
- a CDS encoding polyphosphate kinase, translating into MAPVKLSTISTRAPKGQDKEKIKTKTEKILIELDELQNLLIAENKHALLVIIQGMDASGKDGALRNVFGSLNPLGVGVKSYKAPTAEELSHDFLWRVHENAPAKGMIKIFNRSHYEDILITRVHGWCDDETAVQRMKAINDFEELLVNHNSTQILKFYLHISPEEQQERLKERTHDPKKMWKYNEKDFDEAKLWKKYMGYYQECFNTCNKVPWHIVPSDQNWYKEHVIATTVYDTLKKLKMQYPGLKK
- a CDS encoding serine hydrolase codes for the protein MYFPPLTGTTWEAQPVSSLGWNQAAIQPLKDFLAQKNSKSFMILVNGRIVLEEYFDGHTATATWQWNSAGKTLVTATTGIAQQENLLNIDTRVSQYLGNGWTSEPLAKELLITPKHLLTMTSGINDSSELVITPNLTYMADAGTRWSYHNVFQKLMDVVAAASGQTYDNYFAAKLKNKIGMDGFWNNGIIFKVYHSNTRSMARFGLLAFNKGKWGTEQIVNESFFQLSINPSQNINPSYGYLWWLNGKSSFMVPGSQTVYNGSLVPNAPADMYAAMGAEDQRIYVIPSKKMVIIRMGNASDPANPNFAVSGFDTALWEKINAVIQ
- a CDS encoding DMT family transporter, producing the protein MNSKLYNWLLFLILCFIWGSSFILMKEGLKELTAYEVAAMRMLSAGVILLPFALKGFRAIQRKDLVTIIITGLLGSFIPAILFCVAETKIDSALAGMLNALTPLFVITVGALFFKSAVQWKKLLGVLVGFSGMLLLFFSKEGSTSPGNLLYASLILVATFCYGLNVNIISHRLKHVGSLNIAAVAFVSLIIPSLLILILSGYFNHSFSDLSFIKASSASAVLGIFGTAVASILFYMLMKRAGPLFSSMVTYGIPFVAVAWGLYAGETITFFQMAGLLIILLGVYLANRH
- a CDS encoding histidine kinase, whose protein sequence is MNKISAYWWCQITGWGGNALMNFFFAWTFNRDITSSFIIRSIIIVVLGLIITHFMRWALLKMNVLQKTFDRQIFFFFGITIGFSFLYSLTSLSLFNVFGLFTAEQKVYSFSRLLVGSTLNAFVTLLVWNLIYFIYHYVERVRKQQLDALQMQSVVKELELKTIKAHINPHFIFNSLNGIRALVDENPTRARTAITELSNILRSSMQAEKQETVPFEKELGIVKDYLALEQMRFEERLRVNFDIDEDTLDQPVPPMMLQTLVENAIKHGISKNIAGGVIKISSKFVGDHHVLVIRNTGHLNGNFNLDGFGISSTQSRLKLMFGDAADFSLADVNGNEVEAKVKMPVEV
- a CDS encoding DUF3078 domain-containing protein, which translates into the protein MIKKIFLTAIITVAAAGLYAQDQQVQKLKNEAKREIKKDEKQKEGWTKGGVFNLNLSQGASRNWAAGAEKASFSINALANTFAYYKKGKNSWDNTLNMQYGIVNATSIGTRKNDDRIDLLTRYGYQLKNPKWYVSALGNLRTQFTDGFDYSTTPGKTQNSGFFAPAYLLLSPGLLFKPNTTFDVFVSPVTARWIIVNDANATLRPLYNIPLNKSSVNEIGAFLTANLKKDLAKNINLVSRLDLFSNYRNNPQNVDVFWTNVIGMKVNKYIGITYGFDLIYDHDVKNVKTGGLMGTQLKSLLGVGFTATF
- a CDS encoding segregation/condensation protein A, with protein sequence MQTESYQIKLPQFEGPFDLLLFFIERDELDIYNIPITNIIKDFLAFIHKSEQLNIELSSEFILFISTLMRIKAKMLLPRKEIDDQGNEIDPRQELVDKILEYKRFKEASLQMAEMEGLRMLMLKRGNIASELSSIGEETGEGTEIQTITMFKLMKTFERVMKKHHERFNKPVHTVVQYNYTMEGSREYMFNMVKQEKIMPFEKLFDICENRIHAIFLFLSLLELSQQQYMSLLVGEGMNNFIVEWNESRAEDAEDSFVYPQSPEEGK
- the mscL gene encoding large conductance mechanosensitive channel protein MscL, whose product is MGMLKEFKDFAMKGNVVDLAIAVIIGGAFGKIVNSLIEDIITPLLLKPVLEAAGAANIETWAPGGMLLGKFISAIISFIVIAFVLFLIIKGMNAASKKKEEAPAATPEDIVLLREIRDALKK
- a CDS encoding M20/M25/M40 family metallo-hydrolase, which produces MKKIFVTGLLISITSFLLAQKKLNRIINAKEVERIERVLAADDMRGRRIFSPEIDKAADFIAAEFKAAGLQTCPPDWNKQAGNNRSSFRQEFSIVSAKPVSTSCKIDGQEIDAKNVVVITTQPEISVNEKSGFEKVTISAGKNIFSEAQKFVRSGKNYFVLVDTSFSKNFSRLASFKRGMFKSENSVVFVLTVVNPSAFTVEAKHEITEQKLANVVGILPGKSKKNEYVIFSGHYDHLGTGKPVNGDSIYNGANDDAAGTTAVIMLAKYFAKIKNNERTIVFAAFTAEESGGYGAQYFSRQFDPANVAAMFNIEMIGTESKWGKNSAYITGYEKTDMGTILQKNLTGTAFTFYPDPYPTQNLFYRSDNATLARLGVPAHTISTSKMDSEPNYHKVSDQVETLDMENMAMIIKSIAISAKTIIKGEDSPTRVKVEDLR